The genomic interval ATTGTTTTTGGATGCGCCCTTATGAGGAAATGCGGCGTGTTTCGGTTTTTCCCTCAATTTTTCCACCGCTGCTTCAAGCTCCTCACTCCATATCTCCACCGGGTGCGCCCGCGGCGAAAATCCTAGCGACCTCCACTCCGCCAGCATTATTTCCTTTTCAGATGGAGCGGGCAGCTCCGGTACCGCGATTTGCGAATAAGGTTTGTCGTCGAACAATGCGACGGCCGCCGCAGAGGCGCACTGCGTGCGCCCGCCCGAATCGTAGGGGCGGGGTTTATCCCCGCCCGCAGATTGAGGCGGGGGCGGGTAAACCGCCCCCCTACAGTTTTCATTTGAAACCTGCGCCAGCCAGTGCAGTTCGTTGCGGTTGTATTTTTTGGGAGTGCGGGAGCTCGCTCCCACCCAAGGCACCGGCGAGCCGGTGCACTCCCCAAAGTCCAGTGCGCCGCAGTCCACAAGATGCCGAGCCTCGTCGTCGCCCGGCCGCACGCGCGACATGAAATCGGCCGCGTCGCGGAACGGCCGCGCCGCGCGCTCGGCCAGTATCCGCTCCCGCGTCGCGCCCGACAGCCCGAATATCGAGCGAAGCCCCGTCCGTATCGCGGGTATGTCGTTCACCCCCTCCGCTCCGGAAGCGTATTCCGCAACCCACCTGTCCTCGCTTTTGTTCACGTCCGGCGGGAGCACCGCCACCCCCGTCCGCCGCGCCTCGCTGACGTACGCCTGCGGCCCGCTCGTTATGTAATAAATTCCGCTCCCGTTCGAGAGCACCGCGGCCATGTACTCCGCCGGAAAATGCTCTTTCAGGTAGACCGCGAGCCCGCTCACGCGCGCGAACGCGGCCGCGTGCGCCTTGCAGAAACTGTACCCGGCGAAGCTGCGCAGCTCCTCCGCGAGCTGCTCCACCGCGTCGCGCGGAATCCCGCGCTCCGCGCACCGCCGCCTGAAATCCACGAGCGCCACGGCCATCAGCTCGCCCCCGCGCAGGCTGCGCTCCTTCCCGCTCATCGCGCGGCGGAACGTATCCGCCTCGGCCCAGCTCATCCCGGCGATATCGTGCGCGACCTGCATCACCTGCTCCTGAAAGACGAGCTTGCCGTACGTCGAGCGCAGCACCGGCTCTAGCTCCGGCAGAAGGTAGTTCGCCTTCTCCAGCCCCAGCCTGCACCGGACGTACTGCTCCTTCGCTCCCGTTCCGGCCGCGCCGGGCCGGATCACGCTCGTGTTTATCGTCGCCTCGGGATAGCTCTGGCATTTCGTTAGGAAATAAAGCTCGCGCATTCCCGGGCTTTCGATGTCGAAACAGCCGATCGTCCGCGCCTCGCGCATCCGCGCTTTCGTGCGCTCGTCGCCGTAAATCGCGTCCACGTCCTGCGGATTTATCTCCAGCCTTCCGTTCACATCGCGAATCGTCTGCTGCACGGTTTCGAGCGCCCGCAGCGAAAGGATGTCCACCTTCACAAGCCCCACGTCCTCGACACCCCACATGTCCAGCTGCGTGAGCATGATCCCGGATTTCGCCGTCGGCTGCACCGGGAGGAACCGCGACAGCTTTCCCGGCGCGATTACTACGCCCCCGCAGTGCACCGAAAGATGCGTCGGAAATCCCGCGATGCCTTTCGCGATGTCGATGATGCGCGCGTGCGGCTCGTCGCGAAGCTGGGCTACCGCGGGATTGGCGTCGAACTCCGGGTCGCCGATGTATTCGAGTTGCCGGCCGCGCAATCCCGACAGCATCTTCGTAATCCGCGTGATTTGCGCGTCGGAGTATCCGAGAACCTTCGCCACCTCGCGGTAGCCGCTTTTCGCTTGGAACGTGACGTATGTGCAAACGTTCGCGACGCGGTCGCCGCC from bacterium carries:
- a CDS encoding DNA polymerase III subunit alpha, whose protein sequence is MISGNFTHLHTHSCYSMQAGANVPGELVDRASALGMRALALTDTDGLYGMTVFVEECNRAGIRPIIGAAVTEPRAPAAPGEPARDPAPAAGWWKYAVLLCENEKGYETLCGLITARHCDADFELVPALRRADPDGLILISPWAELLDGLVQEWRGRIFAEIILTDFDADRKRAAKLADFARANRIPLAATAAAYSANGTRGEMTRHHVLRAMRELTTLSALRQGEVAQPEQKILSANEIWSRYFRYPDAVRNAAAIAERCAFAPNLGKWHFPKFPLPFGLSEWQYFHDLCLSGLKARIPDAGSRYLNQLEYEIRIIADGRFIPYFLILHDIVAWAHSRGMFTIGRGSAANSLVAYALGITDVDPIKHDLFFERFLNPERKSLPDIDIDFSWKDRDRVYEYIYNKYGGDRVANVCTYVTFQAKSGYREVAKVLGYSDAQITRITKMLSGLRGRQLEYIGDPEFDANPAVAQLRDEPHARIIDIAKGIAGFPTHLSVHCGGVVIAPGKLSRFLPVQPTAKSGIMLTQLDMWGVEDVGLVKVDILSLRALETVQQTIRDVNGRLEINPQDVDAIYGDERTKARMREARTIGCFDIESPGMRELYFLTKCQSYPEATINTSVIRPGAAGTGAKEQYVRCRLGLEKANYLLPELEPVLRSTYGKLVFQEQVMQVAHDIAGMSWAEADTFRRAMSGKERSLRGGELMAVALVDFRRRCAERGIPRDAVEQLAEELRSFAGYSFCKAHAAAFARVSGLAVYLKEHFPAEYMAAVLSNGSGIYYITSGPQAYVSEARRTGVAVLPPDVNKSEDRWVAEYASGAEGVNDIPAIRTGLRSIFGLSGATRERILAERAARPFRDAADFMSRVRPGDDEARHLVDCGALDFGECTGSPVPWVGASSRTPKKYNRNELHWLAQVSNENCRGAVYPPPPQSAGGDKPRPYDSGGRTQCASAAAVALFDDKPYSQIAVPELPAPSEKEIMLAEWRSLGFSPRAHPVEIWSEELEAAVEKLREKPKHAAFPHKGASKNNWDNSMHAAPETGGISGYSNSGRYKAHPYNSRNGTGIPVILQTQLADYVGRYVIVCGYVIEARRTVTKQDRRMRFLTLDRPEGVINCVMWPDAYDRAVAMGHPGEVAAVLGRVADNHGSLSVEVERVEVVKTEQHSE